The following coding sequences lie in one Salvelinus fontinalis isolate EN_2023a chromosome 21, ASM2944872v1, whole genome shotgun sequence genomic window:
- the LOC129818302 gene encoding proteinase-activated receptor 2-like produces MSFKLHWLNLMFLLACAELCLSQKNERFNAVVEDRGFTGDETAAGLQVSLEACMVLASHLTTVFFPIVYIVVFAVGLPTNAMAIWVFLFRTKKKHPATIYMANLALSDLLFVIWTPLKIAYHFNGNDWIYGERLCKVLVGFFYGNMYCSILFITCISVQRYWAIVYPLSQDCRNNHVAIGVSVAVWVVVWLLTTPLYLYDQTVKVTNLNIITCHDVTRPSQNSMAAGFFLTMGTLGFVVPTVLCVVVNVLMLKSLRNSMTNASITKNRRKAVVLIITVLIIFLVCFTPSNIMMLVTYSLLLAQVVHNDYGFYITTLCLASLNSCVDPFIYYFISEEFREHVKNTLRCRSQRA; encoded by the exons ATGAGTTTCAAGCTGCATTGGTTGAATCTTATGTTTTTATTGGCCTGCGCCGAACTATGTCTGTCTCAGAAAAATG AGCGGTTTAATGCTGTTGTTGAAGACCGAGGCTTCACGGGGGATGAGACAGCGGCGGGGTTGCAGGTCTCCCTGGAGGCCTGCATGGTTCTGGCCAGTCATCTGACCACTGTGTTCTTCCCCATCGTCTACATAGTGGTGTTTGCTGTGGGGCTGCCCACCAATGCCATGGccatctgggtcttccttttcagGACCAAGAAGAAGCACCCTGCCACCATCTACATGGCCAACCTGGCTCTGTCTGACCTGCTCTTTGTCATCTGGACTCCTCTGAAGATCGCCTACCACTTCAACGGTAACGACTGGATCTATGGAGAGAGGCTGTGTAAAGTCCTGGTGGGCTTCTTCTATGGGAACATGTACTGCTCCATCCTCTTCATCACCTGTATCAGTGTCCAGCGCTACTGGGCCATCGTTTACCCCCTCTCCCAGGATTGTAGGAACAACCATGTAGCCATCGGTGTCTCGGTCGCAGTCTGGGTTGTGGTCTGGCTGCTGAccacccctctctacctctacgacCAGACAGTCAAGGTGACCAACCTCAACATCATCACCTGCCACGACGTCACCCGGCCAAGCCAGAATAGCATGGCCGCCGGCTTCTTCCTGACCATGGGAACCCTTGGATTTGTAGTTCCCACCGTGTTGTGCGTGGTGGTTAACGTTCTGATGCTCAAGTCGCTTAGGAACTCAATGACGAACGCCAGCATCACCAAGAATCGGCGCAAGGCTGTGGTGCTCATCATTACTGTGCTGATCATCTTCCTGGTCTGTTTCACCCCCAGTAACATCATGATGCTGGTGACCTACTCTCTCCTGCTGGCTCAAGTAGTACACAATGACTACGGCTTCTACATCACCACCCTGTGTCTGGCCAGCCTCAACAGCTGTGTGGATCCATTCATCTACTACTTCATCTCAGAGGAGTTCAGGGAGCACGTGAAAAACACGCTGAGATGCCGCAGCCAGAGGGCATGA